The Pseudoliparis swirei isolate HS2019 ecotype Mariana Trench chromosome 19, NWPU_hadal_v1, whole genome shotgun sequence genomic sequence TTGATGAACCGTttcacatacatgtcatgtgatccGTTTTTCACTATAAACATACAGATTATAGCTGCTTTATTTACATCTGTCCTTTTTAGACATGTTGTATATGTATGTCTATTTACTCTGTTTATCACAATGGTGGAACAACTCCACCATGCGGCTTGATCATGGGCCAACGCAAGCCTGACAGTAAACACAGCCGaggatttctttctttcattctgtTCACTGATCACAACCAACTTGAAGCAATTTCATTTTACAAAGATTGTGCTGAATGTGGTTTGTGGTACACAACTGTAGCCTGGCCTCATGTTCTGCAGATTGTTTTGATGCAGGATGAGACCGTTtataaggaggagaggaaaaacagTCACCTGACTTTATGTAACACCATGGAGGAAGAATATATGCTATCCATTCCATGTTGTCTTCTATGCCGGTTTATTAGTGAAAGCACCTTAAAAAACTCTTCTTAATCTCTACATCCTCCACCTTACACTTATTacttctccctctgaagtcctcGGACATCTTTAAGTCATAATAGAGCAACCCGTGTTTGAACATGAgtagtctctctctttttccaatCTCTAACTTTTAGTTTATCATCCATTTCACCATGGAAACCAATAGATGTTAACAAACAACAATTTGATCTGAGATATTCAATCAATTTAAGTGAAGGCTTTTCATGCAAACAATTATACAAAAAGCTGTCAAATGAATGGCAGTTACAGGCAACCAATTGTATCATGAAATTCTAACCAAATTCAATGTCACATACATTTTTACCACAGATTAAACCAATACAGCTTTTCAAAAGAACAAGTGCATGGATCATAACAAGCACTGGGTGGCCAATGAGCTTGATGGTTATAACTCGAGCTGAGACCTTGCGTGTGATTACGTGCCAGCTGACACACGTTGGCCAAAGGCTTCTGATAAGATCTCAGGTTCGTGTTTGCACAGATTTCTTTGTAACTGTCTCACGCTGCCGTCTACAGCTTTGCATGCAGGAGCCCATTTCAGATCAGGTCCGAGGGGAACTGGTGCAGAGTGGTTTTTAATCAAATACACACTCCACTGCAGAGATAGTCATCTGTTATTAGCATGTTGCACGGTAACTGAGACTGTGGCGACTGTTCCTTCCTTTCTGATACATTCTCCTTGTGCATTCGATTATGTGGAAcacaaatgcaaataaaaaaacaccatgCTGTAGCGAGTTACAGCCACATACCGTGTGAGGCACATTGGAAACATAGCATGAAACTCAGAACAGTATAACAAaagttaatatgttttttttatcgcATGATTGAGCATGCTTTTTTGGCTGCATGTTATCTGATAGTAGAGCACAGCTGCACTATATTTTCTGGGGCTGTGTGTTTCATCCTAAATGAATACACCAGAGAGCCTGGGACATTCAGTAATGCTCTTTGGATGTAGCCTCTAGACTCTAGAGGGAGATCCAATACATCTGAAGTAAGTAGTTCTGGGTGGTGGCGGGCATCTACCAAAACATACAGATCCGCTGGCTGAAACAGTTGCGATAAGATGCGAATACACACgggttgtgttgtttttgcaaGCCTGTGTGATCATTAGAGGTGTTAGTTACTGATCACTTCACCAGAACCATGCAGATATCGCGGCAGGTTACCGAAACACTGATGGTGTCGATGGCCTGtcaagaagaaaagagggataAGAAAATAGTGTTCCTTACCACGCTACCATTTCTGGGCTTGTTTAAGTTCCCCCTGACGCCTCAATTAAGATTCAGCGATAAATGTTTGATGGAATATGTAATGCAACCATATATCTGGTGTCATTGACTCTTTTACATCACTCACCTGGAAAGCATCTAGAAGCTTCCCATTGAAGTCAATGATGTCTGAGGAGCCCGTTGCGCCCTTTTCACCAGGAAAACCCTGAggcagagacagagaaacaTGAACGAGAGATACACAAACAACTGAAGATAATCGCAATACAAGTGTTTCTGTTCATCCACATACCATGGCTCCCTGTTGTCCTTGCTCTCCTATTTCCCCTTTGTCTCCCTGTTTGATTACACATATGGCATACTATGGTCAAACTCTCTCAGGCAatagacattttaaatgtttaaatataaataatgttataGCTCAGTATTGATATGTGTATCGGTTTTCTACCTTCAATCCTGGGAGTCCATCCATGcccctctctccttttcctccGATACCGGACTCGCcctgttttcacacacacaaaaccttcAAACCAATCCATAAAAAAGACagacatatttaaatactttaacgAGTGATGCTTATCTGTACCTTCGGTCCTGGAGGACCGTGTGGTCCCGGATAGCCGGACTCCCCATCTACTCCCTGTCAATTCATAAAAGTTCTTTAATGTCAAAAGCGCACACTTTTGGTCACATGATGCAGCAGAATGTTACAAAACACTTGAGGAAAACAAGAAGTGAGGAAATTGAGTTGAGTCAAGGTCAGATGTCTAGTAATGATCATACCGGCTTTCCAGGCAATCCTTTTAGCCCCTGAAGCAGAAATATAATTGGTTACCAGAATTATCCAGATACAGAGAAATGATAATAACAGACTTGTAATAGTTATTCATGAACAACAATCAGATAGCTCCAACTGGATTTGATCTGAACTCACCTCAACGCCATCACGACCTGGAAACCcctgaggagacagaagagaaaccAGTGACGAGACCGCAGATAAATCTTTATAAACGACTTCAGCCACTTCCGCCACTAGATGTCAGTGTTTAGCAAGGAATGAACTTGAGTTCAGCACGTCCTTGTTCTGAGCCAGAGTACTTAGCCGACAGACAAGTGACAAATATAAACAATTTCTGAGTGTTTCATATGCTATGGCCGTTGCAGTCAGATCTCAATCCAATTGAATTCCTATGTGAGATTTCGGGTGTTTTAGACAGCGCTCCCAACAGCATCATCAAAACACAAAATGAGAAACAACAATCATTTAAACACTTTCTCCTGCCTTTTCCTGTGATGCTTCATCAATTGTTCCCGTTTGCAGGAGATGACCTCGGTGTGTGATGGTGAGCGATAACCCAACACGAACACTGAGAGAGTATTCCATGTCCACTTTTTGTCATCTGTCCGTCGGGAGTTTGGTGGCTTGTTTCGGTGAACAGACCTATCGTGGCTGTTTGTGAGGGCCAGGTGGACGTCTGCTTGGAGCAACTCAACATCTGCTATGAAGTCATCCATGGTCGAGACAACTTACTGGGATCTTGTGCAAgagccctccctctctctcacacaaccTACTATCAAGTTGATAGCACTGCAATAAAAGCATGCTATCATTTGGTTATTAGCCTTCCACTattttgttgttaaaataatGTACAGAAGGTACTTCGAAGGGTCCAagctggatttcttcctcctgctctttgACTGCACATACAAACTGTCATCCTGATCCTCTCTACTTCTATGTGGTCCTCTTTTATTTCCACCCTTGGATTTTTAACCTCttctctcacccctctcacctcctccttgtcTTTTGATCTTTCCTACACAGCAGCGGTAAACAAATCACTGTTGCAAATCATTTctttagtactttttaaaatCCTGAGCGCAAAGGACGGATGAAGAGCAGTTCTGATGTCAGATGCGTTTCCACATATGAAGAATCCTACATTTACTTGAAATGAGTTCTTGAAGTTATGTTGTTTACGGACACATACAccacagcagcagccacacatcAGGCAGAAACTAGCTGCAACTTTGTTTGAACTGTCCTTCCGTTACTTTCCACTTTAAAGAAACAAACGACGATGGTTCAATGACGCCCACGCTGAGCAGGCTCACTCACTTTCTCCTGCTCAGACATCTGTCCACAGCATGGAGCTGCTCTTTGTGCCACTCTGCTTTGTTTTTGCTGTTTTAGTTTTGCAATGCTTTTAATCAACTTGAAGAATATATTAGAAATCGACTTGGACCTGTCTGTTTTTCGTCATTTTCCGAGCTGCGCAGGCTTTCTCTTTTGACGGTTCTGTGTAATCTCTCAACTCACCCACAGTGACACCAACATTTTCCCCTAAATCCTTTGCCTGCCCTGTGCCAGTTGAGGGTAACACCAAATTAATTCCATCACTTGGTTGCACAACAATTCCCTTCATAGCCTCTTTTTCGCTTTTCCATCCTACAGCCACAGCTTTAAGCTGCCGCTGCATATGAACTAAACTCTGGGAAGCAGAACATTAATTTAGAGAAACATAAACTGCCTTAGGCGAGGAGCACAGCTATTGTTTTGCAAGGCCGGCAAACTGCCCATGAACTCGCCGCAGTGCCATATCTGTTTCAGGGGTACGCAGCGACACAGTCGTGGTATAGGAGGGTGGGAGAATGGGGGGTGTTGGGGATCTTTGTGGCTGCTTTCTTACACAAACCAGACAAGGCCAGGAGTGGAGTTGCTATTCTGGAAGCTTTTAGGTAAGCCACAGCTCACTGGCAAACCAGAGAGAATGGAGATTTGGGTTCACTGCACTTACCCActtaatatatgtgtataaatgcacatttacacacaacatacaaacatatattcTCAATCTGTCACAACCTGGGGTTGAACCCACCAGGTGAACACAATTGCGGTAACGGCAGTTCCTGATGACTGAGGTGTTTTACATGACTGCATTCTTTGTGGTGTGACCTTAGTTAGAGGGTGAGCAAAATGGAGAGAATGATGAAGGAGGACAAGAATAACAGCACCAAAGTGTGGCTGTGTATGGGTGCATTGTTTCATGTAGTGGTGTACATTTGTCTCTTGTGATGCATGAGGAGAAGCTCTCACCGACTCGCCAGCAGGCCCACGTGGCCCGTCCTTGCCTGTGTTCCCAGGGGGGCCTCTGGGACCTGGGggacctggaggaccaggaggaccagcggGTCCAGCCTGGCCTTGGTCACcctgagaaaaaggaaaagaaaaaaaagtattttatccATGAAAAAGCAAAGCATTATGTCTTAATAGTTGTTGTCTCATATTGACTATCTTGGTCTGTATCAGCACAGGTTTAAACCCATTACTGCATTTcttaaaccaatcagaatggTCAAGGGCAGGCCTACAGCTCTTTGGTTAACACGTAGCAATGCTGGAGCTGCATTCATTTAGTTATTAGTTTCCACTAAGTCCTGGGGGAAACCTGCGGTTTAGCTGCTTAATGCTCCAGCAGATAGTTACTAACTTTGTCCATCTCTGGTTTTGTGCTGGGCATACGGTGGGATTAAAGGGTCTTTCATAAATAACAGCTGAAACCGCAGAGAGCAAAGCTAGAATGGTTGTGAATTGGAAAATAACCAGACAATGAGCTAAAAGATGAGCTGATAAGAAATAAGGTTGATGGACCTAAGTTCATTATGTGAGTGACTTCATTTATAAATATCGATCGAATTGTCAGTATAAAAATGTGGATTACAGCCTTATCttctctgtttgtttatttattttattgcaccatctttttaCCGTGTATTATACTTTGCTCTTCAATCTGTCTATGTTTTGGCCCttgttgttttaattgacttctgtactgcactttgtgacactttgtctgtgataagtgcaatataaataaacttgacttacttacttacttaaaaagtcttaaatataATCAGTATGATAAATAATTTAGGCTTTTCTACATAATTAAAAATCCTAATTAAATCTTTCATCACTGGATCTACACTGGGGGCCCGTCTTGTTTGATGACTTCTACTCTCATGCTTCGGCCAAACAGAAACCATAAAGGACCTAGAAGTCCCCACAGAAGGGGATGTACTGAAGGCCCAGTGTTGTCCCAATAGTCACATGGTGACACTTCCTCTGCACTCACtcgtctctatgaacatgtggTGCTTTAGTATTTGCTTTGTTGCGGCAAGCAACATAATAGAGCAAGCCCTTTCAATCAAATTATATTACCGAAGACGAGGTACAAATAATTATCACGTCTATGTTAAGCTAATAAGGCTTCAATGTAACTGTCACAAACAAAGCTTTTCTATTCTTCTTGTAATGAGTAGCAACCCTTTCTGGAGGCTTTCTGAAATGCGTGTGCCTCATCTTCCAAGATGTTTTGATACATTTCTGGAAGCTTTAGAACTTTGATAAACaattaaattgaataaataCTGTGAACTAAACAAGCCGGCACACTCAGGAAAAGAACACGGAAACAACGAAATGCAACTAAGAAAAGTAAGAAAGAAGGGAGATGCATTGTTAATCAAAACATGCATAAGAATGTTAATTAAAGTGTTCaaagtgcacacatgcacaaattgTGGTGTACCTTCAGAAAGCGTCTCTGAAAACTACCGGACTGCTCTCCAGAGAGAAAGCCATGGTCATATCTGGGAAAGACCATCTGAGATGCAAGAGGTGCGGCAGGGACAAGAAGTAGAAATTCAGGAGAAAAAGGAAAtagtggaaagagagagagagagagggtgggacaTGGAGCATGTTGAAGGACAAACAAGATGGGAAAGAGAAAGGGATAAATGAGTACCGAAACCAGAAACCAATCGTTAATTAAGAGACTGCAGATGAGAATCCAACCAAGAGGGAAATAACTGCTGTGGGAAAAAACAGATGAGAGTTCAGCGGTCTTTGAAGCTGGAAGCCGAAAGAGAAAGCTTAAGGAGGGTGTTTGGCCCATTTGTCTGCAGCGATAGCAAGAGATGAGCAGCCTGACAGAGAGCGCAGGCTGCTGGGAGGACTTCGCGACTGTTCGCTTGGAGGAACAAACCTTGACGGTGAGAATCTGATTACTGTGCAGACCTGCATATGTGCCGTAGTTAGGAGGACCCTGAAGAGAGGAAGTGACAACGGGAACGATGAACAACTTACAGTGGCATACCAATGGGGTTGGAAATGGCATGACAAGATATACATTTGAGAATGAAAAATACGTAATacatcatctgcaaatagtGAGACATAAAGAGTTCCATTAAAACTGAGAAATACTGCAGAACCAAGACCCAGTAACTCTCCCCTTTGTCCTTTCAGAAACTCTTTCCTGGGTTTCTTGttcaaacatgtatttaattttgtgtgtgcatttcaTTTAATGTCTCCCCTCTGTCCCTTTGCAACCAAACCAAGAAAGAAGCAGAGTTTGTCTGCCGCCACAAAGTTCGGAGCACTGCGTCGCTTCTCTGGTTGAGTTCCCTCCAAAAACACATTgaatgaaggagggaggaataACAGCAGGGGgataggagggagagaaagagcgcAGATGCTCATCCACTCATGAGGTTCCCGTTAGCGGGCTGCGGTGTACGCTGGATAGCTTAGGTTTTTCTGACACTGTAgacccctcctctttctctctttgctgacacactcctctctccccctatcAGAATCACTCATTCCCATCATGGAAACCACATACTGCACACATATGCTCCTTCAACCTCTCATTAGAGAATAGGCTGTTTCACAGCTGGTTTCTCCTTTACCTTGTTCTCATCAGACCGGCTGATACTAAGACAATCAGCCATTCAACTTGGGAGCCCCGTCTAACCATGGGATTTTCGTCGCTGCTCCAGGGGAGGCAAGAGGCGGTTTTGGCTGAGGATGAAACTCCCATCGTGGCTTGTCTTTCAACTAAGCCGCCAGACAAACTTAATCATGCATTCACAACATACTGCTTATGTTTTTGACAGTATGGAGCCTGGGAAGATGGCAACTGTCTTTTTGCCTTTCAATAAAAGTTGCTTTTGAGATGCAACACCACACATGgcctttttaaacatgtttttagtgGTTCTACTACATTTGATTGTGTTTTAACACCCGTGTTGTAATCTGTTCTGTGACCAGATTCTGCCTCAGTGCACTGAACATGATAGATTGACAGGAAGTCACAGGTTGACATAGATTCATGGCTACTTCCTGTTTTCACATGTTTTCTCTTGTCCTCTCATAGTTTCAAAGGTGAATCAGCATACAATGTTGAGATCAGGGCAATGTTGAGTTTATGTACTGAGGATGATACTCCCACTGCTACACCCTTTATCTGCAGGGATTCATAACTGGTGAGAAATCATGTTTTAAACATTCAAAGACCAAAAGCTTTTAATTTGCTATACTATCTAGTCATATCTATGAAAATGGACCCCCGATGCCAAACCTCATTCATAAATACAATAGTTTTAGGAGCTGCAGGGTTTGTTTGTATCCAAGCCGGTTTCTCCAAGCGAAGCGATGAGGTTTTTTCAGGGACAGACTTATCCAATAACTTCCAAGCTCCAGAAGCCTCATCCAAATGCAATATTTACTATTTGGAAGAACTATTTAATGTATAATGCCAAAAAGATTGAATTCTTGCACAAACTATCACCTCAAAATCTGAGGGGATAAGCTAGGAAACCAAATAGCATACACCTCGTGCAGGAATTCCTGCTCCATATTTCTGAGCTGCATTATCAACAGCCCTGTCAAGTTTACACTCGATTTGTGCTCTGCTATAAAACGATAGTCATTCAGTATCATTCCAATtcttgtaacacacactgttatgTCAATATTGCCAGTATCCAATTCTGAGAGGATTTATAACCACACATCTATTTCATGTTATTATTCTGTAGCTCATTTGAAGGATATTTTCTCAAGTTGAAGTGGCTCATTGTCAGTTGTGGTTCTCATATTACAGGCCACTTCTAATATGGAAATGATTGTCTAATTTGCAGTTTTTGTTCCAAATAAATGGATTTTTTATTAGGTTTAGTTaacttttgtaacttttttaatgtaatgtattacatatttatatataagctTCTGCTATTCATCCATATTCCCTATTGTCAgttgtcaaatatatatatcaattatcCAAATTGTTGCATTAAAGTATCAATCAAGTGATTAATCATTTCTGTTCTACGTTATGTTTCTACAATTTGACatcaaagagaaaaaaatgcataCATTTCCTCAGTAGCAATAGTTTTGCAAGTGAGGAAACGTGACTTATGCCTGATATTATACTTAAATCAAACTAGAAAAACATCATTCTGGATTCTTGACTCCTTCAAAGAGTCAAAGATACTTACCATGTAAAGCACAGGGGGATTATTTTCTAACCACAGTGAATCAAATGGGAGATAATTACATATATCTCATAGTGGGTGGAATAATATCACATGAAAAGACAAGACCAGATGCAGAGCTAGGTTACTCCGTAATATAAAGAAAACATAGTTTGGGTGAGACTAGATGGCAGCTGTGGCGCACCATCCCAACCATTGAGTTTTGATGTTGACGTTTAAGTATTTCCATCGTTCTTTAATATCATAATTTCTCATCTTTGGCTTTGGAGATGTGGGCAACTCAAACCTCATCACACGAGCCGGACTGTGTTGTTGATGCAGTTGCTGGGCAAGCGGCGCAGGGTAAACACACTATATCTTGACTTATTAAAAGCCCAAGTGTTGAATGTCATGTGGGGAGATCACAGTGGGACACAACTTGTGTTCAGATGTGTTGTCATGTTTGTCTGCTTGCACATGCACAAAGTCCCCCCAGCGCGACAACACGGAAATGATTAGTCGTTTTCAGATGTTGTAAAAACTAGAATTTTCCATTTTTGATGGTCTGTTACTCTGTCTGGTCTGGGTTTGAATAAAGCTGCATGCATTCCCTGCATTGGTTTTGGTTTCTTGCTGCAGTCTTAAGACGGTCAGTTGTATGTTTATGTGATAGAGAGCCGCAGATGTGGTTACAGTCAGGTATCTGCATTGTGGTTCACTGGTATCAATCTAAATGTGTATTTCCTCAAATGTTTTTTCCAGCTTTAATTACACATACACTTTGTGTTGAGCCTTtagttctttcaaaataaagtgtaaaaGTAAGTGAAATCAAAGTGTCTCGTGACCTTAAAGGcagtaaaaaaagacaaaaaacgaAAGAAGACAAAAACTGTAAGGAACATATAAATGGAAGGATTTTTAAATTGCAAAGATTTGCTGAGGAAGAAAACACAATCGAAGGAAAGGCTTTTTCAGCCCGGTCAGCTAAAATGCACATAAAACAATCATAACATCTCAGTCAAAGACAGAAAACATGACTTACTCTTGCACCAACATCTCCTTGGTCCCCCTTGGAGAAAAACAGGAAAATAGCAGTTGTCAGCAGCTATTACCACTGTAAAAGCAACTGTGACAGAAAGGCTTACAAACTAACACTTGAATACGGGAAGGAAGTGCCTCCAAGGTCATGTGTACCCAAACCATCTGAGGAAGTCAACATTTTCTGCATAAATCATTTGATACACCACAATCCGACGGGACGGGATGTAAGTAAAAGTAGGAATGCACATGCTGGGGATTGTTGGTTCACTGATGAGTTCATGTTCTCATCACAGAGCTACTCGCATGATTGCACGAAGGGAGACAATTTTTCAAACCCCAGCCTCATCCGTCATGATGATTTGCAATTCCCGCTCATCAAACTGAATCCTGCTCCGACAGATGCCGTTTACTGCAGTTGTTCTTGCGGCGGCGCTTATCCGGACAATTTTCGCTCGAGTGCAAaaaaaagtacacacacaaagtaaCCCATCAGTGCGTACACAAACGACCGCATGCAGATGCCTCGTCTGCCTGCCCGCTCAGCTCTTACGGTCACTTACGTGATCTCAAGCAGGGCAGAGGTTCACAGAGCGAGAAAACATCTGGCTATCATCGAGCCCTGCGGAAGGCCTGTTAACCTGTTTAGTACCTTGACGTGAGAATGTGCGGAGACATATAAGCTCCTATACAACTACATGTAATCTATGGCTCGTTTGATGGGCGCGCAGTGGGAGAGCTGCAGAGAACACCTGTGAgcttgtgtgtaagtgtgtaagtgtgtctgCCTGCATTTCTGAAGCTGTCCGCCTGTGAGAAATACATCTATACAGTGCAATCATTGACTTGTCTGGCAGGGCGATTGAAATCCATATTGAAGCATACCTTTTCTCCCTTGGGTCCGGCTGGTCCCTGTCGGAGGGAGGAGATAATCAGAGACAGTTGGTCAAGATACATAATAAATCATATGGCAACATGCACAGTGCAGTACATCTTAAACCGGCTGCTTGCAGAGAGCATTCAATCAAATGGTGAGGCGAGGCAGTAACGCAGCTGTGTCATTGAGACTTCTCAATCACAAGTCACTTCTGTCTGAACATATTTCCCAATAAGAGTGCCATCTGACAAGTGGTTGGAGTGAGCGGGCTTTATAAGGCTCCTTTTTGTGCGATAAAAACTGTTTAGCTCCGAGATAAAACATAATGCAGCAACATGTTCCTTTGCTCCGTCTTTCTTTTAGAGGGGAAGATGATTTAGACGTGGAATGCTGGAAACGCGAACGAAAAACACAGGGTCGGACACAACAGGCCCATGCACTCATGgataggtccctccagttgatccagaatgctgcagctcgtgttctcactaaaactaagaaaagagatcacattactcctgcactagctgctctgcactggctccccgtaaaatcaagaatcacttttaaaattcttctcttaacctacaaagccttgattggtgatgcaccatcatatcttaaggagcttgtagtaccatattgccccactagagagctacgctcactaaatgcggggctagttgtagttcctagagcaggggtcgggaacctatggcttttccggtgacggcatatggctcgcagacaattttgagttggaaaaaaaaaaactccgccCACCCCTCTATCgctccagattacagcagaagtaatgtcaggtccttttcttaaagacgtctttgttcttttattaaaataaacatctgttattgatcgtctctacacaccagcatgtcatttctgtctctacgtgtcccggtaacacttctcggctcgccgtctcacGCGCCGCAGagatccgatgccggcgtgtgcgcgcatcggagcggagcaaagaaaaagtcacctgcgccccccgtagcatcatgcagcaccagaagtcgcattaaaagcaagacatatttaatttagtaTCAGTTAAAAATacgatatggctctcaatgaaatatatttagaaatatttggcttttatggc encodes the following:
- the col23a1a gene encoding collagen alpha-1(XXIII) chain isoform X3 gives rise to the protein MGQTPSLSFLFRLPASKTAELSSVFSHSSYFPLGWILICSLLINDWFLVSVLIYPFLFPILFVLQHAPCPTLSLSLFPLFPFSPEFLLLVPAAPLASQMVFPRYDHGFLSGEQSGSFQRRFLKGDQGQAGPAGPPGPPGPPGPRGPPGNTGKDGPRGPAGESGFPGRDGVEGLKGLPGKPGVDGESGYPGPHGPPGPKGESGIGGKGERGMDGLPGLKGDKGEIGEQGQQGAMGFPGEKGATGSSDIIDFNGKLLDAFQAIDTISVSGPSGPPGPPGPSGEKGELGLPGPAATDGEKGPNGDTGETGPPGERGGRGEMGLSGPAGMDGYKGEKGDCRMEDNLVQMISQPGPAGPPGVPGSPGSMGLHGMPGPKGEPGFGMKGDKGDSGAPGARGLDGLQGTSGPAGLVGLPGAKGDKGRPGDHGLDGFPGLTGGKGERGERGDKGDRGSVGKRGLKGQKGEQGPPGLDQPCPVGQDGLPIPGCWHKEEMARQKLKRKCLSQP
- the col23a1a gene encoding collagen alpha-1(XXIII) chain isoform X4; this encodes MGQTPSLSFLFRLPASKTAELSSVFSHSSYFPLGWILICSLLINDWFLVSVLIYPFLFPILFVLQHAPCPTLSLSLFPLFPFSPEFLLLVPAAPLASQMVFPRYDHGFLSGEQSGSFQRRFLKGDQGQAGPAGPPGPPGPPGPRGPPGNTGKDGPRGPAGESGFPGRDGVEGLKGLPGKPGVDGESGYPGPHGPPGPKGESGIGGKGERGMDGLPGLKGDKGEIGEQGQQGAMGFPGEKGATGSSDIIDFNGKLLDAFQAIDTISVSGPSGPPGPPGPSGEKGELGLPGPAATDGEKGPNGDTGETGPPGERGGRGEMGLSGPAGMDGYKGEKGDCRMEDNLVQMISQPGPAGPPGVPGSPGSMGLHGMPGPKGEPGFGMKGDKGDSGAPGARGLDGLQGTSGPAGLVGLPGAKGDKGRPGDHGLDGFPGLTGGKGERGERGDKGDRGSVGKRGLKGQKGEQGPPGLDQPCPVGQDGLPIPGCWHK
- the col23a1a gene encoding collagen alpha-1(XXIII) chain isoform X2, giving the protein MGQTPSLSFLFRLPASKTAELSSVFSHSSYFPLGWILICSLLINDWFLVSVLIYPFLFPILFVLQHAPCPTLSLSLFPLFPFSPEFLLLVPAAPLASQMVFPRYDHGFLSGEQSGSFQRRFLKGDQGQAGPAGPPGPPGPPGPRGPPGNTGKDGPRGPAGESGFPGRDGVEGLKGLPGKPGVDGESGYPGPHGPPGPKGESGIGGKGERGMDGLPGLKGDKGEIGEQGQQGAMGFPGEKGATGSSDIIDFNGKLLDAFQAIDTISVSGPSGPPGPPGPSGEKGELGLPGPAATDGEKGPNGDTGETGPPGERGGRGEMGLSGPAGMDGYKGEKGDCRMEDNLVQMISQPGPAGPPGVPGSPGSMGLHGMPGPKGEPGFGMKGDKGDSGAPGARGLDGLQGTSGPAGLVGLPGAKGDKGRPGDHGLDGFPGLTGGKGERGERGDKGDRGSVGKRGLKGQKGEQGPPGLDQPCPVGCNESNGVSQEARLSSPPSPLLTPSGTEPPCPVGQDGLPIPGCWHK